In a single window of the Drosophila miranda strain MSH22 chromosome XL, D.miranda_PacBio2.1, whole genome shotgun sequence genome:
- the LOC117188655 gene encoding frequenin-1 isoform X1 → MGKKSSKLKQDTIDRLTTDTYFTEKEIRQWHKGFLKDCPNGLLTEQGFIKIYKQFFPQGDPSKFASLVFRVFDENNDGSIEFEEFIRALSVTSKGNLDEKLQWAFRLYDVDNDGYITREEMYNIVDAIYQMVGQQPQSEDENTPQKRVDKIFDQMDKNHDGKLTLEEFREGSKADPRIVQALSLGGG, encoded by the exons ATGGGAAAAAAGAGCTCCAAGTTGAAACAGGATACCATCGATCGCTTAACAACGGACACATATT tCACAGAAAAAGAAATACGTCAATG GCACAAAGGATTTCTAAAAGACTGTCCCAATGGACTTTTAACGGAGCAG GGctttataaaaatctacaaacAGTTTTTCCCACAAGGCGATCCGAGTAAATTTGCCTCGCTCGTCTTTCGGGTCTTCGATGAAAACAAT GATGGCTCCATTGAGTTTGAGGAGTTTATACGCGCCCTTTCCGTCACATCGAAGGGAAATCTGGACGAAAAACTGCAGT GGGCCTTCCGTCTTTACGACGTGGACAACGATGGGTATATAACGCGAGAAGAGATGTACAACATTGTGGATGCAATCTACCAGATGGTG GGCCAGCAGCCGCAGTCGGAGGATGAGAACACTCCGCAGAAGCGTGTTGATAAGATCTTCGATCAGATGGATAAGAATCATGATGGAAAATTAACATTAGAAGAATTTCGTGAGGGTAGTAAAGCTGATCCACGTATAGTTCAGGCGTTAAGTTTAGGTGGTGGCTAA
- the LOC117188655 gene encoding frequenin-1 isoform X2, translated as MQEKELNIFVMQKHTCTYIFTEKEIRQWHKGFLKDCPNGLLTEQGFIKIYKQFFPQGDPSKFASLVFRVFDENNDGSIEFEEFIRALSVTSKGNLDEKLQWAFRLYDVDNDGYITREEMYNIVDAIYQMVGQQPQSEDENTPQKRVDKIFDQMDKNHDGKLTLEEFREGSKADPRIVQALSLGGG; from the exons ATGCAGGAAAAGGAGTTGAATATATTCGTAATGCAGAaacatacatgtacatacatat tCACAGAAAAAGAAATACGTCAATG GCACAAAGGATTTCTAAAAGACTGTCCCAATGGACTTTTAACGGAGCAG GGctttataaaaatctacaaacAGTTTTTCCCACAAGGCGATCCGAGTAAATTTGCCTCGCTCGTCTTTCGGGTCTTCGATGAAAACAAT GATGGCTCCATTGAGTTTGAGGAGTTTATACGCGCCCTTTCCGTCACATCGAAGGGAAATCTGGACGAAAAACTGCAGT GGGCCTTCCGTCTTTACGACGTGGACAACGATGGGTATATAACGCGAGAAGAGATGTACAACATTGTGGATGCAATCTACCAGATGGTG GGCCAGCAGCCGCAGTCGGAGGATGAGAACACTCCGCAGAAGCGTGTTGATAAGATCTTCGATCAGATGGATAAGAATCATGATGGAAAATTAACATTAGAAGAATTTCGTGAGGGTAGTAAAGCTGATCCACGTATAGTTCAGGCGTTAAGTTTAGGTGGTGGCTAA